The Arachis hypogaea cultivar Tifrunner chromosome 19, arahy.Tifrunner.gnm2.J5K5, whole genome shotgun sequence genome has a window encoding:
- the LOC112780134 gene encoding O-fucosyltransferase 35-like isoform X2, with amino-acid sequence MSLMELSGSVSRLIMDRSSIDYGYRDGEGDAERTLKMVDTGVIGSDIAIAEESGIWSKPNSDNFTQCIELPRNHKSMTQVPSYLKDQRLYPHKR; translated from the exons ATGTCACTAATG GAACTATCTGGCTCCGTTTCTAGATTAATAATGGACCGAAGCTCCATTGATTATGGTTATAGGGATGGAGAAGGTGATGCTGAACGAACTCTAAAGATGGTAGACACAGGAGTAATTGGTAGCGATATTGCCATAGCCGAA GAGTCAGGCATCTGGTCTAAACCCAACAGTGACAATTTCACTCAATGCATAGAACTGCCAAGAAATCATAAGAGTATGACTCAAGTACCCTCCTATCTCAAAGACCAACGGCTATATCCTCATAAACGCTAA
- the LOC112780134 gene encoding uncharacterized protein isoform X1, with the protein MNSPSYSSAAPRRALFGLHLNDHPCKYKAVRNKMAAAGEAIDYKCLILFTNGKKTISTSIQSWFEDRLQDLPDDPNNELMIPEDPECNKEGSKPNLTYEK; encoded by the exons ATGAACTCACCATCATATTCGAGCGCAGCACCGAGACGGGCTCTGTTTGGGTTACACTTAAACGAT CATCCTTGTAAGTATAAAGCTGTGAGGAATAAAATGGCCGCAGCTGGTGAAGCAATTGACTATAAATGCCTTATTCTTTTCACCAATGGCAAGAAGACAATTTCTACATCA ATACAAAGCTGGTTTGAGGATAGGCTCCAAGACTTACCAGATGACCCTAATAATGAATTGATGATTCCCGAAGACCCTGAATGTAATAAGGAAG GTAGCAAGCCTAATCTAACTTATGAAAAATGA